The DNA sequence CTACATATCAATCTGTAACATTTCTATAAAAGTTATTATCATCACATTACACGAGAGtaacagttttttttttacacCGAAAGGGGCACTAGAGGATTAAACAAGTaaactgaaaaatatatgtGGTGGAAAAAGGGTTTTACAGCTCTATTCAGGCGTTGCGAGGCACCTAAGAGATTGATTGAAGGACCCGCTGTTTCATTAGATACGCATATATAAAATGTCTGAGAAGTTTCCCCCTTTAGAAGATCAAAACATTGATTTCACATCCAAcgataaaaaagaagacgacaccgattttttgaaaagagaagcaGAGATAGTTGGAGACGAGTTCAAGACTGAacaagatgaagatataTTGGAAAGGGACGCCTCCCCCGCCAAaggtgatgatgaaattaaGGATTTTGAAGAGCAATTTCCAGATATTAACTCCACAAATAGCGGAGTCTCGAACGATCAATATGGTAGTGTACCTAGTAGTAATGATAATggcgaagaagatgatgaattcTCAAAATTCGAGGGTGCACCCGTCAATCAAAGTACAGAATCTGTTAATGAGGATCGTTCTGAAGTTGTAGACCAATGGAAACAACGTCGTGCTGTAGAGATTCATGAAAAGGATTTGAAGGACGAGGAGTTAAAAAGGGAATTGCAGGATGAAGCTGTCAAACATATTGACAATTTCTACGATTCgtacaataaaaagaaggaacAGCAATTGGAAGATGCTGCTAAGGAGGCCGAGGCCTtctcaaagaaaagagatgaattttttggcCAAGACAATACAACCTGGGATCGTGCACTTCAATTAATTAATCAAGACGATGCGGATATCATTGGAGGTAGAGACAGGTCAAAGTTCAAAGAAATCCTATTGAGATTGAAAGGTAATGCGAAGGCACCCGGTGCTTAAACTGATGATGGATAATAAGAACCAATAATGAACTAgggaagatgaaaaaaaagacttATTCTTCGTTGTCCCTGTCATGCATGAGCATCATCTTTGATAGGTTCCAGTAAATAATTAATTTATTACTATCATACTACAAATTCATTTATCAAGACAACTATAATATAGAATATTTTACAAATTTGTAAACTCTTCTCTCTTCTAAAAAACACATCACGTAATGTTGAactgaaacaaaaaaaatagtacATATTTCTGGAAGTTAGAATGCCAATACTTTTTTAGGTAAACATTAACTAAGGACTTCGCAAGAAGTTTCACGAAAAATGGGCTGATTTTCATTTTACTTGTTGGATCTATCAAGGTGAATGTAAGAAGCATCACAATACACCGTAATTTGTTGTTCATTAATCTGCGCCTTTTCGTGACAAATAAATATTCGATGCATTGCCTTAATATAGTCCATTTTAGGCTTGGAAAAAATCCCTTGATGAAACATgaatttattaatttttcgtTAAAATTTGCATAGTTATCCTCAATTGTAACTTCATGTATTTCATTTAGCCTATCCATTACatgtttcaaatttgacGAAGATATGGGCCAATCGTTATGGTTTTTAACACCAAGCAATTGAGAAAAGTCCCGGATTTCCTGGCTGTAGCCActtttatttgatttcGTTCCTGaagtaaaaaagaattttgatattctGCGATATATCGCCAAAACTGTGAAAATGGCATTGATTgtgaagaaatcttttgaaaaggaccTGTGGTCAAAAAGCACACAAAATGGTAACGAGCTTCTGTCCAGTTTAGCAAATAACACAACTACTGCTGaacacaaaaaaatttgttggaattTTATTAACGTACCCTGGggaattcttttttttttcaaccaCTGTGTTAATTTTGAATCCTTAAATTTAGAGTGTAAAGCCTCGACAAGAAAGTGGGCGATAACCCATGAGGGCACTTCACCCATGGTAAGCATTAACAATACTCCTACTATGGAGGACCAATGAATATAGTCgttcttcaaaaatggaagtTTCACCAAAGTTGGATATAGAATGTTCAACAATACTAATATAGCAGACTCTCTTAACCACGACATGATATCATTGATATGAAGATTTTCTCCCTGcagtttcttcattttccatTTATTGACATAAAATATTAGGTTCATTCCATAAACTTGggttattcttttcaagaTTATGACGAGTTgttctcttctcttcttgttcaagAAGAGTAAAAGCTGTCTTAGTATCTTCTTGAATCCAGAAACTGCTGTCCCAGTACCATTCGAACGACTGTGTTTCATATAGTTAGCAAGTGTATACTTCCATTGGCTCTCTTCACGATGTGTATTTCGTAACGTTTTCTATAGAGTTTTAACTTTTCCCCATGAATATTCGCTGTTATGTGTTCGCacttaaaaataatagcCCTTGCTAACTTCTATTAAAACTAAAAATATGGAAATGATAACTAAActatatacaaaaaaaaggtcgctcaaaaaaaaaagtttaacTTTTGTCCAATTGTGCCCACTTTGGTAAGTCTGTTTCAAACTTGAATTTGCCATTAATCTCCTCATACTTCCAGGCATGCAACCATAATTCTAAGTCTGATAGCACGGGATCCTTTAAGTCAACAGTGTGACATTCCGGACAAAATGATTCCATGGTCTGACAgttatttttggtttcttcaataaatttttggaaCCTTACTCTTAATTCCTCAGTATCTAAATCCTGTTGATCTTCCCATCTAGGAAACTGGATCATAAATTTGAGCCTTTCAGGATATTTTGTAATGTGCGAACAATAAACACTATCATTGACAATGGGATGACCGAGCCTAGCTAAATGGATTCGAATTTGATGTGTTCTTCCAGTTATTGGCTTACAAGCGATAATAGTTTCATTAGTACGAGAGAAGTACCTTATCGGGTGGAACTTGGTAATAGCATCCCTCGATGCCGATAGACCAACTGGAAACTGTCTCTTTGGATCAATAGAATATATGGGGGTCGTTTCCACGGTAACTTTGGAAGTGTCTTCAAAAGTTGTTTCCTCCGcatcttcattattcaATATTAATTCGGAATGAGGAAATCTCCCCTTGACCCTTGCCAAGTAGACCTTACTCATATCTCTTGAACGAATACTCTTCTGAACTTCGCCTGCACTCTGACTGTTTTTGGCCAATATCAATAGGCCTGACGTGATCTTGTCTAACCGGTAACAAGGAAGAGCATCTACACCATGTGATTTCAGTAATTCAGTAATTGTGTTCTGGTAAAACTGACCAGTTGGGTGCACTGGTATACCACTGGGCTTATCGATGACCAGAATACTctcatcttcaaaaacaatattgAATCCCGCTATTCTCCCAGGTAAATCGTCCGCTTCAGCTTCCTGGCTACACCATTGTTTTACCGGCGGTTCGTGCTTATGGATAGTCGTTTCTAAAACATCATGGTTCCTAATCGTGGTAGTCATGAGATGACCCGGTACCAGCGGTACACCATCTCGGATTAATCTATATGTGCCTTTCTTTATCTGGTCCAAATAATAAGCTCTTGAGCGAAGTTTGAATTCACTAACGAGAACATCTATTAATGACTTACCCAACCAGCGTCCTTTCACGAACGCTGATCTTCTGTTGTAATAGGGCCGTACTTTTCTCAGTCCATTCTGCGTATATGCCTCAATCATTTTGAGAGTTGACATAGTTATTAATAATTCTCTTGCCCAGAGTTAATATCGTTGATGGTCATCCTTTAGTCCGCCGATTGCCTCGAGCAATCATCAGTCAAGTcgtcaaaagaaatatctAATTGCCTTgtattgagaaaaaaaagaaattcaggaactttttttcattgttatcTGACCTTATAGTATGAGAGCAAGTTATATACACACGTATATGCAAATCTAATGTACATAATTTCTACTATTCATACCGTAAGTACGATAAAGTCATTCTTTTTGCTGTAAACCACACCTATACCAGTCATTCCTCGCCCCTTATCATTGGATAATAACTCTGAACCGTGACACCTTTCCACGTGTATTTTATAATAAACCGCTAAATATAAGCATCATCTAGAGGagttattattgttatcatTTGTTATTAtcgttatttttttttgtgtttttatgtttatgaaaataaagtGGAATGACTTTATCATATGCAATTATTGGCTACTCTAAGGCAAGCTTATCCAgatttatttcatttcctTTTACCCTTGCCACCCTTGCCCAGTTGTTCCTCTTCTGCGGCTAGCAATGCATCGCGCTCCTTTTTAGCTCTTGCTTTCTCCTGTCTTTTTTGCTCTTCCTCTAATTTTCtggaattttctttcttcgaGCCTTGTTCCCATTTAGAAGCCTCCTCTGCTTCTAGCTGCTCCATTTGTGCTCTTTGTTTAGCATGTGCCTGatctctttttcttgctaaACCAGCTGCCTTCTTTGCGGCGGATTCTGAAAATCTTTTACCCATCTTACTCGCTTCTTGTTAttgtaatattttcttatgtATGCTAGTTTTGTGCTCAATTGATAGATTCTTTTGCCTATTCAACTTAAATTTGAGTTTCTATCATTTAGCTAACTTTAAGCATTTTAcaagtttttcattttgagGGGTCTTTGGTCTttaactgaaaaaaaaaaggtttaaTGACtcttaaaaaaaacaaaacaattaGGGTagagaattgaaaaagggtTAATATGAGAATTTAAAAGGGCATGACACTCAAAAATGAGGTGTGTGAGAAGGTGAAAGTTTAAAAAGTAGGGCACCTGTCAAactttttgagaaattgAGATTCTAGCCCTAACGCATGTGCTACTTCAAGGAATGTCTTCTTATACATGACAGCTATTTTAAGTCCATGCCAAACTGGCCCAAAGTGGTTGATGCTGTATCAATTCGTGAAGAGTCTTCAACTTTCAGGAGCATCCAACAGCAACGATGAGGATCATTAAGAGCAGAAAGCGTggcaagaacaagaaaccAACGGTAGTCTTAAAAATTCATGTCATTCAAgctgaaaatattgaagCCTTGAAGACCTTCAATTGCAACCCAGTGTGCTTTGTTACTACTAATACGTTCTACAGTCAGAAGACGAACAAGCTCAAGAATTCTAATGCACACTGGAATCAAACTTTGAAGATTAAACTTCCGAGAAACCCAACATCCGAATGGTTAAGAATTATTGTATACGACGCCCTGCCAACTGGAGCCCCCCCCACTACCCCGAATAGATCACGAACGAGTACTGCAAATGCATCTACATTGACACTGTCAAATTCGGGTCAAAATTCTAACTCCCATTCTTCGAGAAATTTGAATGTTACGTCAAAAGGTAATCAAACTTCAACATCAATCAATTCAGTATCATCCTCAGCTACAGCGACTGCATCACATTCTGCTTCATCACTCTCAACAACAGGTCCTGGGCCGACGCACAAAAATAGGATAAATAGCTACCTATATCTGGGTGaagcaaaaatttcattgcTGGAACTATTCAAG is a window from the Saccharomyces paradoxus chromosome VII, complete sequence genome containing:
- the CLC1 gene encoding clathrin light chain CLC1 (Clathrin light chain~similar to YGR167W), translating into MSEKFPPLEDQNIDFTSNDKKEDDTDFLKREAEIVGDEFKTEQDEDILERDASPAKGDDEIKDFEEQFPDINSTNSGVSNDQYGSVPSSNDNGEEDDEFSKFEGAPVNQSTESVNEDRSEVVDQWKQRRAVEIHEKDLKDEELKRELQDEAVKHIDNFYDSYNKKKEQQLEDAAKEAEAFSKKRDEFFGQDNTTWDRALQLINQDDADIIGGRDRSKFKEILLRLKGNAKAPGA
- the PEX35 gene encoding Pex35p (similar to YGR168C), yielding MKHSRSNGTGTAVSGFKKILRQLLLFLNKKRREQLVIILKRITQVYGMNLIFYVNKWKMKKLQGENLHINDIMSWLRESAILVLLNILYPTLVKLPFLKNDYIHWSSIVGVLLMLTMGEVPSWVIAHFLVEALHSKFKDSKLTQWLKKKRIPQGTLIKFQQIFLCSAVVVLFAKLDRSSLPFCVLFDHRSFSKDFFTINAIFTVLAIYRRISKFFFTSGTKSNKSGYSQEIRDFSQLLGVKNHNDWPISSSNLKHVMDRLNEIHEVTIEDNYANFNEKLINSCFIKGFFPSLKWTILRQCIEYLFVTKRRRLMNNKLRCIVMLLTFTLIDPTSKMKISPFFVKLLAKSLVNVYLKKYWHSNFQKYVLFFLFQFNIT
- the PUS6 gene encoding pseudouridine synthase PUS6 (tRNA:pseudouridine synthase~similar to YGR169C) — its product is MSTLKMIEAYTQNGLRKVRPYYNRRSAFVKGRWLGKSLIDVLVSEFKLRSRAYYLDQIKKGTYRLIRDGVPLVPGHLMTTTIRNHDVLETTIHKHEPPVKQWCSQEAEADDLPGRIAGFNIVFEDESILVIDKPSGIPVHPTGQFYQNTITELLKSHGVDALPCYRLDKITSGLLILAKNSQSAGEVQKSIRSRDMSKVYLARVKGRFPHSELILNNEDAEETTFEDTSKVTVETTPIYSIDPKRQFPVGLSASRDAITKFHPIRYFSRTNETIIACKPITGRTHQIRIHLARLGHPIVNDSVYCSHITKYPERLKFMIQFPRWEDQQDLDTEELRVRFQKFIEETKNNCQTMESFCPECHTVDLKDPVLSDLELWLHAWKYEEINGKFKFETDLPKWAQLDKS
- the LSO2 gene encoding Lso2p (tRNA:pseudouridine synthase~similar to YGR169C), with product MGKRFSESAAKKAAGLARKRDQAHAKQRAQMEQLEAEEASKWEQGSKKENSRKLEEEQKRQEKARAKKERDALLAAEEEQLGKGGKGKRK